The Chryseobacterium oranimense genome contains the following window.
AATATAGATGAGTGACAGGATTATAATGAGATAAAAACCAATCATCATCCTGTTTGCCAGACTTGGAAAAACCAAATATCTTAAAAAGACGGAGACATAAACAGAAGCGAAAAATAAGCATTGTGCCCGGCTTTTTTTACTGCTCAAAGAAAATTTATTAGCCACGATAATGACAATAAATAGTAACAGCAACGGAAAATATGATCCGTTAAAGTCCAGCATAATGGTTTTCTTTATAAAATTCAAATAATCCGGGAAATAGAATGCATCCGGGTTGGATATCGGGTAGATCTGAACTTTCGTAAACTGGTTCATAAATAAAGTGGACCACGAAATCTGATTAAAATACTGGATCAGAAAAAAGGATAAAACCACATAAGCATAAGACCAGAATACTTTAACAGTTTTAATCTGAAGGCTGTTTCTATACCAATAAACCAGAATATAAAGAAATGAGTATAAAATAAAATACTCGGGTCTTGTTAAAACACAAAGCATCGCAAAAACTGTAGCCGCAAGATGCTTTTTCCTTACCATAAAAGTATACAGGCTCAACAGCAGCAATAAACAGGACAAACTGTCTGCTGAGGCATGTCTGCTGGCTTCCAGAAGCGGCTTGAATAATGAAATTAAAATGGTTATGATGAATGCTAAAGGATAATTCTTCACAATCCTAATCAGGAAACAGAATATCAGGACCAAAATAAAAGCATAAGATAATATAGAGGTCAGGAATATGGAGGTTGTTACTTTAAAACCCAATTTAAAGAAGATCAGATTAATAAAGTTATAAAATGGTTTTACCGAAAACAGCTGCAGCTCTTCTTCATAAGCTTTTGGATTTTCCGATAAGACTTTATAGTAGGTATTCTCTCCTTTTGCAATTTCTTCGTCCTGTGGAGTAATTCCGAAAAGTTTTGGATTCGTCCCTTTTAATTCAGTGTATACTTTTTTATGAATATCCTCCATTTTCATATCCGGATACTCCGCTTTGTAAACAAGCCCTACATACGCTTCCAGATCTACGTTGTAATACTGGTGGGTATACAAATAGTATGACATGAGACATAAGTAGAGGGAAAAAATAAAAACAAGAATATTTCTGGTTTTCTTCATTTGCGTGATGGTTTATCCGTAAGAATGCAAAAGTAAAAAAACTATTCTTTCAGCTGTAATTATTTGACGATTCTTTGCAGAAAGTATGGGATTAGAGCTCAAACAAAGCTGGTCTTTGGGTCACCTCGTGATAACATACGCTGTTTTCATCAAAAAAGTGATAAACCAGGCTTTTTCGTGTTCTGCTTTTATCCGTATGCGGTTCGCCACCATGAAGAATATTCGCATGCCATATCAGCATATCCCCTTTTTTCGCTTTAAAGATTTCCTTCTTCAGCCCCAGTTCACGAACTTTTGATTCCAAAAATTCTTCGTAAGCCCGATAACTTTTTTTACCGATTTTCAGTGCATCACCTTCATTATCATAATCGGAATTAAGAAAATAAGGAAGTTTATGGCTTTTCGGGATATAATGCAAAGCACCATTGGTCTCATCCACATCTTCCAAAGCAATCCATACTCCCAGAAGACCGCCAAGCGGATAAGTAGTCATGTGAATACTGTCTGAATGGGTTTTCTGTTGGCTTCCGTTAATGAAATTGATACTCTGGAAAAGCTTGGCCTTACCGTCTAAAAGGACAGATAAAAAATCAAGCAAGCTTTTATCGCTGCCAATGCTTTTAATAATTTCGGAATGATGGATGGCAAACATCAGCTTTCCGCCGTAGATAAATTTCAGGGTGCCGTTTTCCATCAGCTTTTCTATTTCAGCATTAATTTTATCAGCATCATCTGTTGTGATAAAATTTCTCAGGATCATGTATCCGTTTTCATCATACTGAAGAGCACTTTCTTTATTTTCATCGGTAAGTTCCTTGAAAAAAGCAGTATCTACAAGTTTATTTCGGTCTATTGCTCTTTCCGAAGCGGGAAGATGGGCAAAATCAGCACTGGAAATACTGGAAAAGTAGCTTTTGCTAAGTCCGTATTTTTTATACAAAGGAATATTATGCTGTAACTTTTTCTTATTAAAAAAATTGTAAATAATATAGGGTAGTTTATAATGACGGATCTGCTTTAGCATGGCTTGATTATTAGAATAAATACTTTATAAAGATACAGAATAATATTTAATTAAAATCATTCTAAATAGTGAAATAAACATGATATTAGTCTTAAAAAAACTTTCCTCTCATTAAAAATCCTGTAAAATTCTTGACTAATGTTTTTTTGGAATTTTCTATGACTGCATAGTGTTTCAGCGCAGGCCTGAATCCTCTGAAAAACTCTTCAATGCTGGGAAGATTACCTCCTTCAAAGTCAAAAATACAGTGTTCTATATTTTCTTTTATAACATGATCAATAAGTGTGGATGCTCCAGCCATTTTAATATATTTTTTATCATTAAAAGTTCCTAAAAGCGCAATCGTATCATAATCTGAGTAGATAGCTATCATATTAGTGATCTCATGATGATAGTAAAAAGCTAAAAATTTTAAATGTTTTGATAAATGAAATGTTTCCAGAGTCTTAAGCAAAGTGGCTGTATCATTTTCTTTATCCAGCCCAATTACATTGTTCTTAATAAAAATCTCAGCTTCCTGATAGCTTAGTTCTTTCAGCTCTGAATTTTCCGTCACTTCCTCATCCAGTCTGAGTTTTCTTTTTCTCTTGGGTGAATATCTGGCAAAAACTTTGGCATACTCATCAGGATACAAAAGAAAATTCTTTTTGGTTTTTAATTTTGAATCAAAGCTATTGGTTTCATTGAAATGATAAGCTCTTACCAGATAGTTTTTCTGAAGGAAATGTAAAAATTTTTCATTGACCTTCTTATCATCTTTATTGGAAAACACACCTAGCTGCTGGCATATCAATGGATTATGTACTATTTTTATCCCTTTTTTAAGGATAAAAGGAACTGGCATTACAGCTTCATAATCATTAAAAACTAAAACTTCCCACTGTTTATTGGTGGTTACATCCAGAAAGTTTTTTGATGCTGAATATTTCCTCTGTTCTGATCTTTCAAGGCAGTCCGTATATTTTTTAAAATCAATCTCGTTGTATTTCAGTCTTCTAATCATAATAATCCTTCATCTGAGAAACTAAGATAAGTATCATGTGTAATGATGATATGGTCTAAAAGCTGAATACTCAATGTTTTTCCAGCCTCGTCTATTTTCTTGGTAATGTTAATGTCCTCCTTACTGGGTTCCAGGCTTCCGGAAGGATGATTGTGGGCAATGATAATTCCTGTTGAAAAATGATCCAAAGCAGTTTTAAACAAAACTCTTACATCTACAACGGACTGGCTTATCCCGCCTTGTGTTAACTGTGAGATATGAATTACCTTATTGCTCTGATTGAGATAGATGGCCCAAAACTCTTCAGTCCTTAAATCTGACAACTTATTTTTAAGAATAGAATAAGCATCGTTGCTATTTGAAATCACAGCCTTTTCAGGTATTTCCTGGATTATTCTCCTTTTCCCTATTTCTAATGCTGCAATAATAGAAACTGCCTTTACTTCCCCCACTCCTTTAAACTTCATCAGTTCTTTGTTGGAAAGAAGGCTCAACTGATGCCAATTGTTATTTACTGATGCCAATATCTTTCTGGCTAATTCCAGTGCACTTTCATCCCTGCTTCCACTTCCCATAATGATTGCCAGAAGTTCAGAATCAGAGAGCGAACTCTTTCCTTTCAGTAAGAATTTTTCTCTGGGTCTGTCGTCGTGAGCAAGGAATTTTATGGTCATTTGTGTGTTTTAAAATTAAAAGTAAGGATTCTAAATTAATAAAATGCATACATGATTACAGGATATTTCGACTGGTCAAGATATTTTGCAGTCTGAGCTAAAGCTTTAGCAGACAGCATCGGGCATCCCAGGCTCAGGCAGGCCGGATCTGAAGATTCCTGATCCGGAATACACCCGAAAGAATGGAGCACAATTGCCCTTTGCATAGCATTACTGTTACCGGAATCTAAACCGTTCAGCCTGTAAGCTTTTCCAAATTTCCCGTTATAACTGTTCAATATTTCATATTTCCCAAGTGAAGACTGGTACGATCCTTCGGTATTACTGAATTTCAAATCCTTTGAATTTTTAATAACCGAGCCTGAACCGTGAGAAACAACTGCTTTCTGTAGTATCTTATCATTTTTCAGATCATACACGAAGTAGCGGTATTTTCCGGAATATGTCTTAAAGTTAATGAAAACAGCAATATCCTGATTATAGTTTTTTCCTTTTATAAAATTCTTAATTTCCAAAACCTTTGTTTCCGGAAGAATGCCGGAAATATTTCCCTGAGCCTCGCCTTTAGAACAGGAAATAATAAAAAGGAACAGAAATATAAGTTTTTTCATTAATGCAAGAATGTTTTATTCGATAATCATACCGTCTTTCATCACCAGTTTCCGGTCTGTGATCTCGGCAAGGTTCGGGTTGTGGGTTACAATCACAAAAGTCTGATTGTATTTATCCCTAAGGTCAAAAAATAATCTGTGAAGGTCATCTGCATTTTTTGAGTCTAAGTTTCCCGTAGGCTCATCCGCAAAGATAATTTTAGGAGAATTAATCAGAGCCCTTGCTACAGCTACCCTTTGTGCTTCCCCACCGGATAACTGGTTGGGTTTATGATTCAGTCTCTGTTCTATTTTAAGGTCTTCAAATAAAGCATATGCTTTTTCTAAAGCTTCTTTTTCGTTCGCTCCTCCAATTTTTGTAGGAAGAAGCACATTTTCTAAAGCTGTAAATTCAGGAAGAAGCTGGTGAAACTGAAAAACGAAGCCAATATTCTGGTTTCTGAATTTGGAAAGCTGCTTATCATTCATATTGATGAAAGACTCTCCTGCAATACTGATTTCCGTGTTGTATTTATTAGAGTTACTTGGATGGTCCAGTGTTCCTAAAATCTGAAGCAATGTAGACTTTCCTGCTCCGGATTCACCTACAATAGAAACCACCTCACCCGTTTTAATATGGATATCAACACCTTTCAGTACTTCTAAATTTCCATAAGATTTATGGATATTACTTGCTTTAATCATGATTCAAAAATAACAATTACCAAAGGAAAAACATAATTAATTAAAGCAAAAAATAATAAATTAATTTTTTTTATACTTTACAGAACAAATACTTTAATTAATTAAACTTTTAAGGCTCGTATTGAGTAATTTTTTTGATGAGTTCAAACAAAAAAACCTCTCAAAATGAGAGGTTTTAATGTTTACAATCCAGAATGTTACAGTAACAAAGTTAAAGGACTTTCCAGATATGTTTTTAAGGTCTGTAAGAATTGGGCTCCCGTAGCACCGTCTACCACTCTGTGGTCGCATGCCAGTGAAAGCTTCATAATGTTTCCTACTACGATCTGGCCGTCTTTTACAATCGGTTTCTCAATGATTGCTCCTACGGATAGGATGGCAGAGTTCGGCTGGTTGATGATACTTGTAAAGGTTTCGATTCCGAACATTCCAAGGTTGGAAATAGAGAATGTAGAACCTTCCATTTCATTTGCTTTAAGGCCTTTGCTTTTAGCTCTTGAAGCCATATCTTTTACAGCAGCAGAAATTTGCGTATAGTTCATCTGGTCTGTATTCTTCAGTACAGGAACCACTAATCCGTCAGGAATAGCTACTGCCACACCCACGTTGATATTTCCTCTGTGGATGATCTTATCTCCTGCCCAGCTTGAATTTACCTGAGGGTGTTTTCTTAAAGCTACAGCAGTCGCCTTGATAATCATATCATTGAAAGAGATCTTAGTGTCCGGTAAGGAATTGATTTCTTTTCTGGCCTCAATGGCTTTATCCATATTGATCTCTACCATCAGGTAATAGTGAGGAGCAGAGAACTTACTTTCAGCAAGACGTTTTGCAATAATATTTCTTACCTGAGAGTTGGGCGTTTCCGTATCTTCACCCTGAACAAAGCTCAATGCAACCTGTGCTGCTGCCGGAGCAGAAGCCGCTGGCTGAGATGCCTGCGCCTGAGAAGGCTGATAATTTTCAATATCTTTTTTAACGATTCTTCCGTTTTCCCCTGAACCATGAACGCTGTTGATATCAACACCTTTATCCTGGGCCATTTTCTTAGCTAACGGAGAAATGGCTACTCTGTCAGAAGATGAAGTACTTGCTGCCGGAGCCGCTTTCTCTTCTGTTTTAGTTTCAGTTTTCTGTTCAGCCGGCTTTTCAGAGGCCTGAGCAGCTGCTTTTGGAGCACCTACCGCAGAAACATCCGTTCCTTCCGGACCGATGATCGCCAATACTGAATCTACCGGAGCTGCACCGCCTTCTTCTACACCCTGCTTCAATAATACGCCGTTGAATTCAGATTCAAAATCCTGAACCGCTTTATCAGTTTCGATCTCAGCAAGAAGATCTCCTTCTTTTACTGTATCGCCTACATTTTTATGCCATTTCGCCACTTTACCTTCTGTCATTGTATCAGAAAGTCTTGGCATTGTAATAATTTCTACACCTGCAGGAACTTCCGCAGTAGTCTGCTCAACACTTGTAGCATTATTTTCTGTTTTTGATTCTTCTTCAGACTTTTTTTCTTCAGACCCACCTGCAGCAGGAGCAGCAGCTCCACCTGTTAACCCTGAAATATCTTCTCCTTCATTACCGATAATCGCTAAAACAGAATCTACAGCAGCAGCAGCGCCTTCTTCTACACCAATATATAAAAGAGTTCCTTCTATTTCAGATTCGAAATCCTGAACAGCTTTATCTGTTTCAATTTCAGCTAAAATATCTCCTTCTTTTACTTTATCGCCTACTTTTTTATGCCATTTTGCCACTTTCCCTTCCGTCATAGTATCCGAAAGGCGGGGCATCGTAATTACTTCTGCCATAATTTATTTAATATGATAATTTAATTAATGTGATAATGTGGTGATGTGATGATTTGATAATAATTTATACTATTAACACATCAGCATATCATCGTATCAGCAAATTATTTTAGTTTTCTAATTTATCTAAGAATGGGTAATTTTCCTGAGCATAAACATATTCGTAGATTTTCTCCGGATCCGGATATGGTGAATTCTCCATGAATTCAATACATTCTTCTACAAAATCTCTTGACTTATTGTCGATTGTTTCAAGCTCAGCTTCTGTAGCCCATCCGTTTTCCAGGATTCTGTGTTTTACCAGCTCCATAGGGTCATCATTTTTATGAATCGCTACCTCTTCTTTGCTTCTGTAAGGTTCTGCATCAGACATAGAATGTCCTCTGTAACGGTAAGTTCTTGCTTCAATGAAGGTAGGCCCGTCTCCTCTTCTTGCTCTTTCTATTGCTTCGTAAGCTGCTTCAGCTACCTTCTCAGGATCCATTGCATCTACTGCAAGGCAAGGCATTTCGTATCCTAAACCTAATTTATAGATATCTTCGTGGTTGGCTGTTCTTTTTACAGAAGTTCCCATTGCATACTGGTTGTTTTCTACCACAAATACTACAGGAAGTTTCCAGTTCATCGCCATATTGAATGTTTCATGAAGCGATCCCTGTCTTGCTGCTCCGTCACCGAAGAAACAAATATTTACAGCTTTTCTGTCAAAATATTTATCTGCAAAAGCAATCCCGGCACCTAAAGGAATCTGTCCCCCTACAATACCGTGCCCTCCGTAAAAACGGTGCTCTTTGCTGAAAATGTGCATAGATCCACCCATACCCCCGGACGTTCCGGTAGCTTTACCGCAAAGTTCAGCCATGATTCTTTTAGGATCTACCCCCATCGCCATTGGATGGATGTGGCATCTGTAAGCAGTAATCATACTGTCCTTTGTTAAATCCATTGCATGCGTGAAGCCGGCAGGGATAGCCTCCTGACCGTTATACAAATGTAAAAAACCTCTGATCTTTTGTTTTAGATAAAGAGAACGGCATTTGTCTTCAAACCTTCTCCACATAGTCATATCTTCATACCACTTCAGGTATACCTCTTTAGAAAATTCTTTCATGTGCTAGCTCTTGCTTTTTTATGATGAATATTTGAGCAAAATTATAAAAAAAACTTTGTTTTTATCGTATACATCCTAATTGTTTTTTTGCTTATAGTGTTATATTTGAATTTTAAACTTAAACATGGAAGAAAAACAGCCTTTACTGGTGCATAAAATTTCAAAAATCATCTCAGATTTTTTCAATCCTCTTATTTCTTTATTTATTTTTTTCGTTTATATGAGTGTAAGGGAATATTCCCTGAAAGATTCTCTTCTTTACTTTGTTCCCTTATTATTAATGATCATTCTTCCGGTTGTGATATGGCTGGTATGGAATGTAAAAACCGGAAGATATACCAATATGGATGTTTCCGACCGGGTTCAGAGGAAAAGCCTTTATATCTTTATTGCCGCCTGTGTGGTTATTTATCTTGTTTTTAACTATTTCAAAAACGGTTACATTGATCTCGTTATGCTTTTTATACTGATTCTTGTTTTCACCATGCAGATCAGCAATTTATTTATTAAAAGCTCGATGCATACAGCCTTTAATGTATTTGTCGCGGCACTGTTTTTCACCCTTGACTGGAAGGCGGGATTAGTATGGCTGGGGATAGCCGCTTTGGTGGGAATCACAAGAATTATTTTAAAAAGACATACCGTAAAGGAAGTATTTATGGGTGCCGGGATAGCATTTGTGGTATCTTTTATTTATCTTTATTGCAATATACAATTTCAACATTAAGAATTCTATGAAAATAAATCATCTTACCGCTGCTGAGGAAAATTTTATGAAGCTGTTCTGGAAGCTTGAATCTTTTTATCTTAAAGACATCATGGAGCAGCATCCTGAACCGAAGCCGCACCAGAATACCGTTTCCACTTATCTGAAAATATTGGTGGAAAAAGGGTACATCACAACTCAAAAAGAAGGAAGAATCTTTAAGTACACAGTGGTAGTTCCGTCTGAAGAATATAGAAAATTTCTGCTGAAAGAACTTTCACACAACTTTTTCAATGATTCCGGGAAGGAAATGCTTGAGCTTTTGTTCAATGAAAAACTAATATCCCAGGATGATTTGAAGAATTATTTTGACCTTAAAATTGAAATCGTTCCGGCAAAGATTGAGCAACCGAAATTTGAGTATGCAGATGAGATATTAAACCCTAAAAAAGCTAAAAAGGCTAAAACCAAAGATAAAGACAAGAAGAAGAAAAAGAAAAAGGATTAAGCACAACGGATCATGAAAACAAAATTTCGTGAAATAGCTGGAAAAGCACAGGAGGTTCTGCTGCGTTATCCAATGGTTTTATTAATGGGGCTCCTCTCTTCCATTGGTGCTATCTGTATGCTGGATAGTAAAAACAACAATGAACTTCTTTTTACCCATACCAAATTCACCATCTGCTGCTGTCTGGGAATTTCTTTGATGTTCGCGTTAAAAATACTTTCCCAAAGAATCGGTAAAAGACTGTTACTGGAGGTGCTGGGAACAGCCTTTCTTATTGGATTTTATTTTGTTTTACCAGGGAAAAAACGTGACTTTACTGAGGTATATGGCTTTATCGTTGCTATTACTTTCCTTTTGTCTCATTTACTAGTTTCCTTTGCTGCATTCCTGGAAAAAAACAGGGAGCTTAATTTCTGGCAGTACAACAAGAACCTTTTCGTTAACATTTTTCTGACTGCAGTTTTTACAGGAGTACTTACAGGAGGTGTAGAACTTGCAATACTAGCTGTTGACAAGCTGTTTGATTTTAATTTCAATGATCTCTTGTATGCCGATACGTTCTATGTGCTGGCTATTTTCGGGAGCTGTTTCATTTTTCTGCTCTTCAACGAAACCGGCCTGAACTATCTTGAGAAAGACGGAACTTATCCCGTGATCTTAAAATTTTTCACCCAGTTTGTCCTGATCCCTTTACTTTTTATTTATGCAATCATCCTTTACTTTTATTCATTTAAAATAATCATCAACTGGGAACTGCCGAGAGGATGGGTTTCCTATTTGGTTTTAGCCTATAGTATCGTTGGTATTCTTGCCCTATTGCTCGTATATCCGCTGAAAGAAGAGAAAGCAAAATCCTGGGTCAAAGTATTTTCAAAACTTTTCTATTACACTATAATTCCTCTACTTGTTTTATTATTTACAGCTATATTTACAAGAATTCTGGAATACGGGTATACGGAACCCAGATATTTCGTATTGCTGTTGGCACTTTGGCTATTGAGTGTGGTGGTTTATTTTATATTGAACAAAAAAGCAAGTATCAAATTCACTCCTGTAAGCTTATTCATATTCGGTATATTTTCACTGATCTTTCCTTATTTAAATGCGTTCAGTGTTGCCAAAAGAAGCCAGAAAAATGAATTGATTACACTTCTGGATCAGAATAAGCTATTGGTCAATCATAAAATAGATTTTCAAAAAAGAGTCTCCGACACTCTTGTGGAGGAAATTTCAAACAAATTTCAGTTTCTGGCAGAAAGAAAGCAAAAAGATTTTCTGCTGAATCTTGTTTCCGGGAAAACGCATAATCTTTTAGCACGTGATTTTGAACGACCTTACTCATGGGCCTTCGTTACATTGAAAGATGCATTTACCAATGTAGACAAAACCCAGGAAGCTTCAGCATTTGAAAGACTGGTTTTAGAATCTGAGACCAGAGTAACTAACATTCAGGGATATCAGTATTTAATTAATTTCAATAACTACAATCAGGAATCAAGAGATATCAATGGGGATACATTTGAGATAGACAATCAGACGGAAGTCAATAATAACAGAACGATAAGGGTAATTCTTAATTCAACAGAAGCGGTAGATTTCGGTCCTGCCATGAATAAACTCTTTGAAAGCAATACCTCTAAAACGGGAACAGTAACAATGAAGGAAATTGCCATGGAAAGCGATCTGGGAAAATACCATATCAAAATAGTGTTTCAAAATATTTCAAGAGATAAAACTCCAGATAGCAATAAAAGGAATATCTTCTATGATAATGCAGTGCTTCTTATCAAAGAAAAATAAATATTCTATAATATAATAGAGAGTGGCTTTTTAGCCGCTCTTTCATTAATATATCCATTCAAAAAGCGAATATAGAAAACAAATAATTATCCCTTCCTGAATCATCAGAAAGGGATAATTGTACATAAAAAAGCAGTTTTAAAGCTGCCTTATATTTTTACCAACGGTTTCCTCCGCCGTTACCTCCACGGTTGTTTCCACCACCGTATCCACCACCGTTACCACGGTTGTTTCCGTAACCACCACCGCCTCTGTTGTTGTCGAAGCTTCTTCTTGGCTTTTCTTCTCTTGGCTTAGCCTCAGATACGTTTAGTGTTTTTCCGTTAAATTCTTTCTGGTTAAGAGCTTCAACAGCTTGTTTTCCTTCTTCATCACCCATTTCTACAAAACCGAAACCTCTTGAACGGCCAGTTTCTCTGTCTGTAACAATTTTAGCTGATGATACATCACCAAATTCTGCGAATAGATCGTGCAACTCATACTCTTTAGTTGCGTAATTGATGTTTGAAACAAAAATGTTCATTTTAAATAAAAATTATAAATTAATAAAAATTTGGTATATAAGAGAAAAACAACATAAATTAATGAACAAATATTGATTCCAAATATAAACGAATGCAAGATACAATTAAAAATTATAAATCAAAGTTTTTTTTAAGCCATTTATCGCGTTATCATAAATTCAAAGACTTTAATTATCTTTAAACAATAATTAATAATCCTAAAACAGTAATTATAATTAATTTTATGGATAGTTAAAGTTAGTTAACATAATAGAAATAAGCTTGCGGAATGACAGAAAACAAGGTCCTTAATGATAAATCTCTGGAATATTCAACATCAAAAACAGGATAAAAATATATGAAACACACTACCAATTACATCAATACTTTCATTGAAGTTGCCGGTGATTGCCCTGTCTCCCATGCCGAAATTCCTCCTGAAAAGAAAATAAAGACTTTGGCAGAACTTCAGTATGACCGGATCATTAAAAATCCGTACCGGTATACTTCCGACGATATTATATTCGAATGCTATGCCCTGAAAAATGATATTTCAGAAAACGAAAAAGAAGAGGCAAAGATCCGCTTTTTCTCCAAAGGACAACCCTGCCTCAGATCTTCCCCTCTGGCCAAACGATATGGATTCGGAATTCACCACAATCAGGAAGGCAAAGTGGCTATTTTCGCTGTCGAAAGTAAAGAATATCAGAATTTTTTAAACGATGACCGCATAAAAAAAGTAAAAGCAATGCGCTCCAAAAGAATATGATTGAGAAAATGAATCATTTCCTTCAGATCAGTAAATGCTATTTTCTTGATAAACCGAGTTTTTAACCTTAAATTTGTCTGGCAAATCAGTAAAACATGAACTATCATACCAGAAAATGGGTAAAGCCTGAAGACCTGAACCCCAACCACTCTCTTTTTGGAGGAAGACTTTTACAGTGGATCGATGAAGAAGCGGCGCTTTACGCAATCATTCAGCTGGAAAATACAAAAGTAGTGACGAAATTTATTTCAGAGATCAACTTTGTAAGCTCAGCAAAACAGGGAGACATTATAGAAATAGGGATTGAAGCTACCCATTTCGGATCGTCATCCGTTACTTTAAAATGTGATGTAAGAAACAAAATGACCCACCAGACTATTATTACAGTAGACAAGATCGTCATGGTGAACCTGGATAATGAAGGAAATCCTGCGCCACACGGAAAAACCCAAATAGAATTTGTAAAAGACAGATTGAGCAAGCCATGAAAATCTTCATCAAAAATATGGTATGCAACCGCTGTATTTCCGCAGTGGAAAAAATATTCAGTGAGGCAGAAATAGAAACCAGCTCAGTTACGCTGGGAGAAGTTGAAACCAAGGCAGATGTTTCTGAGAAAAAAATGAATGCTGTAGAGAAAAGCCTGGTCGATACAGGTTTTGAAAGAATAAAAGACTCTGCCCATCAGCTCGTTGATAAAATTAAAAATACCATTATTATTAAAATCAGTGAACTTGATATTGATGAAAACTTCCTTCTTTCCGAATTTTTAAGCTCGAAAATCCACAAAGACTACAGCTCTCTTTCTAAAACCTTTTCCCAGAATGAAAACATTACCCTGGAGCAGTTTTTTATCCTTCACAAAATTGAAAAAGTAAAAGAGCTGCTTCTTTATAACGAATTCACTCTTACAGAAATCGCCGGAAAGCTTGGGTATAAAAGTGTCCAGCACCTTTCTTCCCAATTCAGGAATATCACAGGATTTACCCCTACGGAATTCAAGAAACTGAAAGATCATCAAAGAAAAACCCTGGATAGTTTTTAAGTTGGAGAGTAAGAGTGTTGGAGAGTTTTAGAGTATGAATCCAAAAAAGACTCAGGACATTTGTAAATATATAAATATTGATTTTTTTTAACCCCAATCCTTTTACACTCACATTCTCTCACCCTCCAACACTCCTACTCTAAACCCTCCACTCAACCCTTCTGCCAAATTCTATAACTATTATCCTTAAATTTATAACAGGCTTACCATTTCATTTTGGACATTTGTATTATAAATTCAAGGATCATGAACAGACAATATAATATACTCGGGATGACCTGCTCCGGCTGTCAGAAAAAAATTTCCGGACAGCTCAACAGTATTGAAGGAATTACAGCCGATGTAAATCTGGAGAATAATACAGTCACCA
Protein-coding sequences here:
- a CDS encoding phosphatase PAP2 family protein, with the translated sequence MEEKQPLLVHKISKIISDFFNPLISLFIFFVYMSVREYSLKDSLLYFVPLLLMIILPVVIWLVWNVKTGRYTNMDVSDRVQRKSLYIFIAACVVIYLVFNYFKNGYIDLVMLFILILVFTMQISNLFIKSSMHTAFNVFVAALFFTLDWKAGLVWLGIAALVGITRIILKRHTVKEVFMGAGIAFVVSFIYLYCNIQFQH
- a CDS encoding BlaI/MecI/CopY family transcriptional regulator, whose translation is MKINHLTAAEENFMKLFWKLESFYLKDIMEQHPEPKPHQNTVSTYLKILVEKGYITTQKEGRIFKYTVVVPSEEYRKFLLKELSHNFFNDSGKEMLELLFNEKLISQDDLKNYFDLKIEIVPAKIEQPKFEYADEILNPKKAKKAKTKDKDKKKKKKKD
- a CDS encoding DUF4153 domain-containing protein: MKTKFREIAGKAQEVLLRYPMVLLMGLLSSIGAICMLDSKNNNELLFTHTKFTICCCLGISLMFALKILSQRIGKRLLLEVLGTAFLIGFYFVLPGKKRDFTEVYGFIVAITFLLSHLLVSFAAFLEKNRELNFWQYNKNLFVNIFLTAVFTGVLTGGVELAILAVDKLFDFNFNDLLYADTFYVLAIFGSCFIFLLFNETGLNYLEKDGTYPVILKFFTQFVLIPLLFIYAIILYFYSFKIIINWELPRGWVSYLVLAYSIVGILALLLVYPLKEEKAKSWVKVFSKLFYYTIIPLLVLLFTAIFTRILEYGYTEPRYFVLLLALWLLSVVVYFILNKKASIKFTPVSLFIFGIFSLIFPYLNAFSVAKRSQKNELITLLDQNKLLVNHKIDFQKRVSDTLVEEISNKFQFLAERKQKDFLLNLVSGKTHNLLARDFERPYSWAFVTLKDAFTNVDKTQEASAFERLVLESETRVTNIQGYQYLINFNNYNQESRDINGDTFEIDNQTEVNNNRTIRVILNSTEAVDFGPAMNKLFESNTSKTGTVTMKEIAMESDLGKYHIKIVFQNISRDKTPDSNKRNIFYDNAVLLIKEK
- a CDS encoding RNA-binding protein, yielding MNIFVSNINYATKEYELHDLFAEFGDVSSAKIVTDRETGRSRGFGFVEMGDEEGKQAVEALNQKEFNGKTLNVSEAKPREEKPRRSFDNNRGGGGYGNNRGNGGGYGGGNNRGGNGGGNRW
- a CDS encoding DUF6157 family protein, with protein sequence MKHTTNYINTFIEVAGDCPVSHAEIPPEKKIKTLAELQYDRIIKNPYRYTSDDIIFECYALKNDISENEKEEAKIRFFSKGQPCLRSSPLAKRYGFGIHHNQEGKVAIFAVESKEYQNFLNDDRIKKVKAMRSKRI
- a CDS encoding acyl-CoA thioesterase — its product is MNYHTRKWVKPEDLNPNHSLFGGRLLQWIDEEAALYAIIQLENTKVVTKFISEINFVSSAKQGDIIEIGIEATHFGSSSVTLKCDVRNKMTHQTIITVDKIVMVNLDNEGNPAPHGKTQIEFVKDRLSKP
- a CDS encoding AraC family transcriptional regulator yields the protein MKIFIKNMVCNRCISAVEKIFSEAEIETSSVTLGEVETKADVSEKKMNAVEKSLVDTGFERIKDSAHQLVDKIKNTIIIKISELDIDENFLLSEFLSSKIHKDYSSLSKTFSQNENITLEQFFILHKIEKVKELLLYNEFTLTEIAGKLGYKSVQHLSSQFRNITGFTPTEFKKLKDHQRKTLDSF